In the Maridesulfovibrio ferrireducens genome, one interval contains:
- the thyX gene encoding FAD-dependent thymidylate synthase — protein MPEKDLRVELLSMTPNALELIYASFRQCYHAGFTADMWPRLISGEIAKDKQDAFVSAILESGHDSPIEHVSFTFAIEGISRACSHQIVRHRIASYSQQSQRYVTENDMDYIIPPAIKKIPEARERFEKFMEEVGSAYKDLREILVAAGRESKANEDARFVLPQAAETKIVITMNCRSLMHFFNLRCCQRAQWEVRIMADKMLKLCKESLPAIFRNGGARCEQLGYCPEAEKFACGKYPTLKELTAKK, from the coding sequence ATGCCTGAGAAAGATTTACGAGTAGAGTTGTTATCCATGACCCCTAATGCCCTTGAACTGATATACGCATCGTTCAGGCAGTGCTATCACGCAGGGTTTACTGCCGATATGTGGCCAAGACTTATAAGCGGCGAGATTGCTAAGGATAAGCAGGATGCCTTTGTTTCCGCTATTCTTGAATCCGGGCATGACAGCCCTATTGAACATGTCAGCTTTACGTTTGCAATTGAGGGTATCTCAAGAGCTTGTTCTCATCAGATAGTCAGGCATCGCATAGCGTCCTATTCGCAGCAGAGCCAGCGCTACGTTACTGAGAATGATATGGATTACATAATTCCTCCGGCAATAAAGAAAATTCCCGAAGCTCGTGAACGTTTTGAAAAGTTTATGGAAGAAGTCGGCAGCGCATATAAAGATTTGCGCGAGATTCTCGTTGCAGCCGGGCGTGAAAGCAAAGCTAATGAAGATGCCAGATTTGTGCTTCCTCAGGCTGCTGAAACGAAAATAGTGATAACCATGAATTGCCGTTCGCTTATGCACTTTTTTAATTTGCGCTGTTGCCAGAGGGCGCAGTGGGAAGTTCGCATTATGGCCGATAAAATGTTGAAGCTTTGTAAGGAAAGTCTTCCTGCAATATTCCGCAACGGCGGAGCAAGGTGTGAGCAATTGGGTTATTGCCCAGAGGCTGAAAAATTTGCTTGCGGTAAATATCCAACTTTAAAAGAGCTGACTGCGAAAAAGTAA
- the typA gene encoding translational GTPase TypA, translating into MNKLTINDKIRNIAIIAHVDHGKTTLVDGMFKQSGLFREGQKVDDRLMDSMDLERERGITIAAKNCAVDWKGTKINVIDTPGHADFGGEVERSLSMADGAILLVDASEGPLPQTRFVLKKALEAGLKVIVVVNKIDRSDARPEEVLDEIYDLFIDLDANEEQLEFPVMYAIGRDGIAQHTLEEKGENLHPLMDIVIEHIPGPSYDENEPFQMLVSDLGYSDYLGRLAIGKVIHGSTQQNVPLACINEENQVVPLKLTKVQTYEGVTFTETDIAHPGDIVVVSGIEGITIGDTICTREAPKALPRITVDEPTVSMRFGINTSPMAGLEGKLVQSSKIRERLEKETLLNVAIKIEESEYRDSFIVKGRGEFQLAILIETMRREGFELTVGRPEVIFKKVDGKKLEPMEQVFIDCEDAFMGVVTEKLSSRKAKMTNLVNNGKGRVRMEFSAPSRSLIGYRDEFLTDTKGTGIMNTLFAGYDDYRGDFPARYTGSLISDRAGKGVAYAIFNLEPRGEMFVRPGDPVYEGMIVGEHNKDTDININPTKEKKLTNMRASGKDEAVILTPCKPMSLERAMHFITDDEVIEVTPLSIRLRKTELNSAKRHMERGKELKKK; encoded by the coding sequence GTGAACAAACTTACTATTAATGATAAAATCAGAAATATCGCAATCATAGCCCACGTTGACCATGGTAAAACCACACTGGTTGACGGAATGTTCAAGCAAAGCGGACTCTTCCGTGAAGGCCAGAAAGTCGATGACAGACTCATGGACAGCATGGACCTTGAGCGCGAACGCGGCATTACCATTGCAGCTAAAAACTGTGCTGTTGACTGGAAAGGCACAAAAATCAACGTCATCGACACCCCCGGCCATGCCGACTTTGGTGGAGAAGTTGAACGTTCCTTAAGCATGGCTGATGGAGCAATCCTTTTAGTTGATGCCTCTGAAGGACCTCTGCCTCAGACAAGATTCGTATTGAAAAAAGCTCTTGAAGCCGGTCTGAAAGTCATCGTTGTTGTCAACAAAATTGACCGCAGTGATGCTCGCCCTGAAGAAGTTCTTGACGAAATTTACGACCTCTTCATCGATCTAGACGCAAACGAAGAACAGCTTGAATTCCCTGTCATGTACGCAATCGGCAGAGACGGAATTGCACAGCATACTCTCGAAGAAAAAGGCGAAAATCTTCACCCTCTCATGGATATCGTTATCGAGCATATCCCCGGGCCTTCTTATGATGAAAATGAACCTTTCCAGATGCTTGTTTCCGACCTCGGATACTCCGACTACCTCGGTCGTCTCGCAATCGGTAAAGTAATTCACGGCTCCACTCAACAAAACGTGCCTCTTGCTTGTATCAATGAAGAAAATCAAGTCGTCCCTCTTAAACTGACCAAAGTTCAGACCTACGAAGGTGTCACTTTCACCGAAACAGACATCGCTCACCCTGGTGATATTGTTGTTGTTTCCGGTATCGAAGGAATCACTATCGGTGACACAATTTGTACAAGAGAAGCTCCTAAAGCTCTTCCAAGAATCACTGTTGATGAACCAACAGTATCCATGCGCTTTGGAATAAATACTTCCCCAATGGCCGGACTTGAAGGTAAACTCGTTCAGTCTTCTAAAATTCGTGAAAGACTCGAAAAAGAAACTCTGTTGAACGTTGCTATTAAGATCGAAGAAAGCGAATACAGAGATAGCTTCATTGTTAAAGGACGCGGTGAATTTCAGCTCGCTATCCTTATTGAAACTATGCGCCGTGAAGGTTTTGAGCTTACTGTTGGAAGACCTGAAGTTATCTTCAAAAAAGTAGACGGCAAAAAACTTGAGCCGATGGAACAGGTTTTCATCGACTGTGAAGACGCCTTTATGGGTGTTGTAACTGAAAAACTTTCTTCCAGAAAAGCAAAAATGACCAACCTCGTTAACAACGGCAAGGGCCGTGTTCGCATGGAATTTTCTGCACCATCACGTTCACTTATCGGTTACCGCGATGAGTTCCTTACCGACACTAAAGGTACTGGAATCATGAACACTCTGTTCGCCGGATACGACGATTACAGAGGCGATTTCCCAGCACGTTACACAGGTTCCTTAATTTCTGACCGCGCAGGGAAAGGTGTTGCTTACGCAATCTTTAACCTAGAGCCTCGCGGTGAAATGTTCGTTAGACCAGGCGACCCTGTATACGAAGGAATGATTGTAGGTGAGCACAACAAGGATACTGATATCAATATCAATCCTACCAAAGAAAAAAAGCTCACCAACATGCGTGCATCAGGTAAAGATGAAGCTGTTATCCTTACTCCATGCAAACCTATGAGTCTGGAAAGAGCTATGCACTTCATCACCGACGATGAAGTAATTGAAGTCACCCCGCTTTCAATCCGTCTGCGTAAAACAGAACTGAATTCTGCCAAACGTCACATGGAACGC